A single region of the Triticum dicoccoides isolate Atlit2015 ecotype Zavitan chromosome 2B, WEW_v2.0, whole genome shotgun sequence genome encodes:
- the LOC119368250 gene encoding vacuolar iron transporter homolog 5-like, giving the protein MAVNNTKLAAVADAENPAVMCGDVDDSVSQSSIDFAGRANWLRAAVLGANDGLVSTASLMLGVSAVKPEARAMVVSGFAGLLAGACSMAIGEYVSVCSQRDMEIAELDQAGKRGGEEEKALPSPAQAAAASALAFSVGALLPLLAAGFIVGYNLRVAVVVVVATLALAAFGCVGAVLGRAPVARSCARVVVGGLAAMAVTFGFMRLFRASGV; this is encoded by the coding sequence ATGGCCGTGAACAACACCAAGCTGGCCGCCGTGGCGGACGCAGAGAACCCGGCCGTCATGTGTGGCGACGTGGACGACTCCGTCTCCCAGTCATCCATCGACTTCGCCGGCCGCGCCAACTGGCTACGCGCGGCGGTGCTGGGCGCCAACGACGGGCTGGTCTCCACAGCCTCCCTCATGCTCGGCGTCAGCGCCGTCAAGCCCGAGGCGCGGGCCATGGTCGTGTCCGGGTTCGCGGGACTACTGGCCGGGGCGTGCAGCATGGCCATCGGAGAGTACGTGTCCGTCTGCTCCCAGCGGGACATGGAGATCGCGGAGCTGGACCAGGCCGGAAAGCGTGGCGGCGAGGAGGAGAAGGCACTGCCAAGCCCGGCACAGGCCGCCGCGGCCTCCGCGCTGGCTTTCTCCGTCGGGGCGCTCCTACCGCTGCTGGCTGCTGGGTTCATCGTGGGTTACAACCTGCGGGTGGCCGTGGTGGTCGTCGTGGCGACGTTGGCGCTGGCCGCGTTCGGATGCGTGGGCGCCGTGCTGGGGCGGGCCCCCGTGGCGAGGTCGTGCGCGCGGGTGGTGGTGGGCGGACTGGCTGCCATGGCCGTCACCTTTGGGTTCATGAGGCTCTTCCGAGCCAGCGGCGTATGA